The Streptomyces sp. NBC_00597 DNA segment CTCATGTCCGGCGCGGCGACCCCGTGGGTCTTGCCGGCGGCCGGGCCGGCCGCGTGGGCCACGACGGGTACGAGTGAGATGCCGGCCGCGAGAACGGCCGCGGATGCTGCGATTCGGCGATGAGACACCGAGCCCCCCAAAAAGTCGGTGAGTCCTTGATCAGGACTGAAATCCCGCTCAGAGTACAGACGGCCCCACCCTTTGCCATGCGAGTTTCCGCAGGTGGGAAGGGGTTTAGCCGGAGGAACGCGGTCCGGTTTTCCGGCCGACGCCCGGGGGTCGGCGCTAGCGTGAGGACCGACTGCGAGTGCGAGCAGGTGTGACCTGTGCTGAGTGGAGGCGTCCATGAAGGCTGCGGTGCGCAAGTGGGAGGCGGTGCGGGAGTTTGCCCGGGGGCTGCCGGAGGCGGCGGAGGAGTTTCCCTGGGGTCCCGAGGACTGCGTCGTGAAGGTCAACAAGAAGATCTTCGTGTTCCTGGGCAACACCGACGGCCCGCAACCGCCCGGGCTCTCCGTGAAGCTCAAGGACGAGGCGCTGCACGGCCACGCCATGACCGCGCCCGGGGCGGAGCCGACCGGGTACGGGCTGGGGAAGGCCGGCTGGGTCTCCGTACCGCTGGGGGAGAAGGGGGCGCCGCGCCTCGACGTGCTGTGCGAGTGGGTGGAGGAGAGCTACCGCACGGTCGCCCTCAAGCGGCACCTGAAGGAACTCGACGCACGGCTCGGCGGACGGCTCGATGCGCGAAACGCGCCAACCGGCTAAGCGGTTGCTCTTGTGCTGAGTGGAACGCGTTCCTAGCATCACTGGTGTTACATCGGTTGTGTCACACAGTGGCGGTGGTGGCGCCAGGGATGCTGGGGGCTCGATGGCAGTGACAGGGAACGTGCCCGGCAGCGGCCCGCTCGCGGGCGTGCGCGTCGTCGAACTGGCGGGCATCGGCCCGGGCCCGTTCGCCGCCATGCTCCTCGCCGACCTGGGGGCGGACGTCGTACGGGTGGACCGGCCCGGCGGTGGCGCCCTCGCGGTCGATCCCGCCTACGACGTCACCAACCGCGGCAAGAGGTCCGTCCTGATCGACCTGAAGGCCGCCGAGGGCCCCGCCCGCGTACTGGAGCTGGTCGAGCGGGCCGAC contains these protein-coding regions:
- a CDS encoding MmcQ/YjbR family DNA-binding protein → MKAAVRKWEAVREFARGLPEAAEEFPWGPEDCVVKVNKKIFVFLGNTDGPQPPGLSVKLKDEALHGHAMTAPGAEPTGYGLGKAGWVSVPLGEKGAPRLDVLCEWVEESYRTVALKRHLKELDARLGGRLDARNAPTG